One stretch of Holophagaceae bacterium DNA includes these proteins:
- a CDS encoding roadblock/LC7 domain-containing protein: MFQQILDQLIERVPEALAATFSDRDGEPIATRTIQVPNEALQLLGAYQQTVKRHLTQAIEEFDRGDIEQLAFATQDHWILMMGAAEGCTLVLVIHREGILGRARFEMIRAIKALNEQL; this comes from the coding sequence ATGTTCCAGCAGATCCTGGATCAGTTGATTGAGCGGGTGCCCGAGGCCCTCGCGGCCACGTTCAGCGACCGGGATGGCGAACCCATCGCCACGCGCACCATCCAGGTGCCCAATGAAGCATTGCAGTTGCTCGGCGCCTACCAGCAGACGGTCAAGCGGCACCTGACCCAGGCCATCGAGGAATTCGACCGGGGCGACATCGAACAGCTCGCCTTCGCCACCCAGGACCACTGGATCCTGATGATGGGGGCCGCCGAGGGTTGCACGCTGGTGCTGGTCATCCACCGCGAAGGCATCCTGGGCCGGGCGCGGTTCGAGATGATCAGGGCCATCAAGGCCTTGAATGAACAGCTCTGA
- the pssA gene encoding CDP-diacylglycerol--serine O-phosphatidyltransferase: MQRSKFALPSSITLISILCGFSSVVMSINAAGDNPERYFLWAAILLVAAGVFDGLDGRVARATGTSTEFGVQLDSLADMVSFGMAPAILAYRYAFFTLGIGDYQLRAVGWAACFFFVACGALRLARFNVQVSIVDSRFFVGMPIPAGAACIASVILCWPGQPVLAKHAYYFAAELFLVGLLMVSTVRFPSFKKKSQSPRAAMGLKVAFVGILCLMIIFRQYFFIGFFVVYILMGLLLNLAWTLGWRGVEPPHAPEETGPGAAE, encoded by the coding sequence ATGCAGCGGTCGAAATTCGCCCTGCCGTCGAGCATCACGCTCATTTCCATCCTTTGCGGGTTCTCCTCCGTGGTGATGTCCATCAATGCGGCGGGGGACAATCCCGAACGCTACTTCCTGTGGGCCGCGATTCTGCTGGTGGCTGCGGGCGTCTTTGATGGTTTGGACGGCCGCGTCGCCCGGGCCACGGGCACCAGCACCGAATTCGGCGTCCAGCTGGACAGCCTAGCGGACATGGTCAGCTTCGGCATGGCCCCGGCGATCCTCGCCTACCGCTACGCCTTTTTCACGCTGGGCATCGGCGACTACCAACTGCGGGCCGTGGGCTGGGCCGCGTGTTTCTTCTTTGTCGCCTGCGGGGCCCTCAGGCTGGCGCGCTTCAACGTGCAGGTGAGCATCGTGGATTCGCGGTTCTTCGTGGGGATGCCCATCCCCGCGGGCGCAGCTTGCATCGCGTCCGTGATCCTCTGCTGGCCGGGCCAGCCCGTGCTGGCCAAGCATGCCTACTATTTCGCCGCCGAGCTGTTCCTGGTGGGGCTGCTGATGGTCTCCACGGTGCGGTTCCCGAGCTTCAAGAAAAAGTCCCAAAGCCCCCGCGCCGCCATGGGGCTGAAAGTCGCCTTCGTGGGGATCCTCTGCCTGATGATCATTTTCCGGCAGTATTTTTTCATCGGGTTTTTCGTCGTCTACATCCTGATGGGGCTGCTGCTGAATCTGGCCTGGACCTTGGGCTGGCGCGGCGTCGAACCTCCCCACGCGCCGGAAGAAACGGGTCCAGGCGCCGCCGAATAA
- a CDS encoding tetratricopeptide repeat protein, producing the protein MTGLLPFTRRSAMACVLGAVPVWTLLAQDADISEKLYLSGERAYHARSYPEAFETWNQLLQASPKSGFAAQALIRMARYHIDVEKKPESALPFLERLKTEHIKSPIAAEAMLLRGEILAERARKPADMKEAIAEFNRVVDLYTDNPAVAGAHYQLGLAFQGQSNWGRALQSFLEAYRLDPLSAFAPKALLQAAEVLDIKGDLQGCLRLLERIRERSPNSPEAREAAWRLAVRVKWRMQKMPLKSEGNWPAGKAPKWVNTPTLLVSGSDGDLYIYEDGLDRVDLLRKMESIPVGALVKGAKAMMIAPSGLPWFLTKQGLAREDGTLLELAGNTPTGGVLDRWGTIWVGDRKVAALTLIGADGQQKALPSPTTNALAPLPNGGVAQASDANRDVKFLDANGQPQVWIPYGKGLPGVFRYVVALGSDAVGHVAAIVDGGEFEGVVLWGPDGVVLRQATWRQLGISGKFVAIAIDQNGGLILADRSNDLLLRLN; encoded by the coding sequence ATGACCGGGCTCCTGCCCTTCACACGCCGATCCGCCATGGCCTGCGTTCTGGGTGCGGTCCCGGTTTGGACACTTCTGGCCCAGGATGCCGATATTTCAGAAAAACTCTATCTCAGCGGCGAAAGGGCCTACCACGCCCGCTCCTACCCGGAAGCTTTTGAAACCTGGAACCAGCTGTTGCAAGCCTCCCCAAAATCCGGCTTTGCAGCCCAGGCCTTGATCCGGATGGCGCGTTACCACATTGACGTGGAGAAGAAGCCAGAGTCGGCCCTGCCCTTCCTCGAGCGTCTGAAAACCGAACACATCAAATCCCCCATCGCTGCGGAGGCGATGCTGCTGCGAGGGGAAATCCTGGCGGAACGCGCCAGGAAGCCCGCAGACATGAAGGAAGCCATCGCCGAATTCAACCGCGTGGTGGATCTCTATACCGACAACCCCGCCGTGGCCGGAGCCCACTACCAGCTCGGCCTGGCTTTCCAGGGCCAATCCAACTGGGGCCGCGCGCTGCAGAGTTTCTTGGAAGCCTACCGGCTGGATCCGCTGTCGGCCTTCGCGCCCAAGGCCCTGCTGCAGGCTGCCGAAGTGCTCGACATCAAAGGGGACCTGCAGGGATGCCTGCGGCTGCTGGAGCGCATTCGCGAACGGTCGCCCAACAGTCCTGAAGCCAGGGAGGCAGCCTGGCGCTTGGCGGTCCGCGTGAAGTGGCGGATGCAGAAGATGCCCTTGAAATCCGAAGGGAATTGGCCTGCGGGCAAGGCCCCGAAATGGGTCAACACCCCCACCTTGCTGGTTTCCGGTTCCGATGGAGATCTCTACATCTACGAGGACGGCCTGGATCGCGTGGACCTCCTTCGCAAAATGGAGTCGATCCCCGTGGGAGCGCTGGTGAAGGGCGCAAAGGCCATGATGATCGCTCCCAGCGGCCTGCCCTGGTTCCTCACCAAGCAGGGCTTGGCGAGGGAAGATGGCACGTTGCTGGAACTGGCTGGCAACACCCCGACAGGCGGTGTTTTGGACCGCTGGGGAACCATCTGGGTCGGTGACCGGAAGGTCGCGGCGCTCACGCTCATCGGCGCCGATGGCCAGCAGAAGGCGCTGCCTTCGCCCACCACCAACGCCCTGGCCCCCCTTCCGAACGGCGGCGTCGCCCAGGCTTCCGACGCCAACCGCGATGTGAAATTCCTGGATGCGAACGGCCAACCCCAGGTCTGGATTCCCTATGGCAAGGGCCTCCCTGGCGTGTTCCGCTACGTGGTGGCCCTGGGCAGCGACGCCGTCGGGCATGTGGCTGCCATTGTCGATGGCGGGGAATTCGAAGGCGTGGTGCTCTGGGGGCCGGATGGTGTCGTGCTTCGCCAGGCGACCTGGCGCCAGCTGGGCATCAGCGGGAAATTCGTCGCGATCGCCATCGACCAGAACGGCGGCCTCATCCTTGCAGACCGATCCAACGACCTACTCCTCCGGTTGAACTGA
- a CDS encoding DUF2752 domain-containing protein yields the protein MNSRGFPWLATGLVGSGGLGILAAKALGASRLSLPPCIFKSLTGVPCATCGLTRCGMALAQGDWRMAFHWHPLAVLFVLCAPVLVAWDLRRARRGEPFPDLPDSLALRMAAAGLFLGAWALQVARGI from the coding sequence TTGAATTCTCGCGGCTTCCCATGGCTGGCCACAGGCCTCGTGGGTTCGGGGGGGCTCGGGATCCTGGCGGCGAAGGCCCTCGGAGCGAGCCGCCTTTCGCTTCCACCCTGCATCTTCAAGAGCCTGACCGGGGTGCCTTGCGCCACCTGCGGCCTCACGCGCTGCGGGATGGCCCTTGCGCAAGGCGATTGGCGCATGGCCTTCCATTGGCATCCCCTGGCGGTGCTATTCGTCCTTTGCGCGCCCGTTCTCGTGGCTTGGGACCTGCGCCGCGCCAGGCGCGGAGAGCCATTCCCGGATCTGCCGGACTCGCTTGCGTTGCGCATGGCCGCCGCCGGCCTTTTCCTGGGCGCCTGGGCGCTGCAAGTGGCTCGCGGCATCTAG
- a CDS encoding NupC/NupG family nucleoside CNT transporter: protein MERFIGLIGIVVFMAIAIGLSRHRGRIHWKTVAWGLGLQWLFAIVVLKGDLLSRWLGFNGAMPWPGFWLHEGTPAAHFYGLGWIIFALMFMPMLLRRFAKFQSRQLNWGIFGVVVYGLLWGNLVGKTFNNIRIVVQHLMEYAHDGASFVFGPLADSAAGGMGAPVMDSAHQTIGRMGMVFAFVVLPTIIFVASIFAVLYYLGIMQWVVGACARAMGRVLKVSGAESVSVAASILMGQTEAPLTIRPFLSRLTRSELMVIMTAGMAHVSGSIMVAYVQIAGVDIVHLLTAVIMTAPGAVMIAKILEPEVEEPETQMVAGEELKVDIPNHDANVIDAAARGAFEGGSLAFNVAVMLIAFIALVALINGLIKAAYPGGSLEIILGTLFKPFAFLMGVPWSEAGTVGSLLGTRMVVNEFVAFIQLGALPALSVKAKLVSTFALCGFANFSSIAIQVGGIGALIPERRSDLARLGLKAMLAGTLANFLSACIAGVLS, encoded by the coding sequence ATGGAGCGGTTCATCGGCCTCATTGGCATCGTTGTGTTCATGGCCATCGCCATCGGATTGAGCCGCCACCGCGGGCGCATCCATTGGAAGACCGTGGCGTGGGGGCTCGGCCTGCAGTGGCTGTTCGCCATCGTCGTGCTCAAGGGCGATCTGCTTTCGCGGTGGCTGGGTTTCAACGGCGCGATGCCCTGGCCCGGATTCTGGCTGCATGAAGGCACGCCGGCAGCGCATTTCTATGGCCTGGGCTGGATCATCTTCGCGCTGATGTTCATGCCCATGCTCCTCCGCCGCTTCGCGAAATTCCAGAGCCGGCAGCTCAACTGGGGCATCTTCGGCGTGGTGGTCTACGGGTTGCTCTGGGGCAACCTGGTGGGCAAGACCTTCAACAACATCCGCATCGTGGTGCAGCACCTGATGGAATACGCCCACGACGGCGCCAGCTTCGTCTTCGGCCCCCTCGCGGACAGCGCGGCCGGCGGCATGGGCGCGCCCGTGATGGACAGCGCCCACCAGACCATCGGCCGCATGGGCATGGTCTTCGCCTTCGTGGTGCTGCCCACCATCATCTTCGTGGCGAGCATCTTCGCGGTGCTCTACTACCTGGGCATCATGCAGTGGGTCGTGGGCGCCTGCGCCCGGGCCATGGGCCGCGTGCTCAAGGTCAGCGGCGCCGAAAGCGTGAGCGTGGCCGCGAGCATCCTGATGGGCCAGACCGAAGCGCCCCTCACCATCCGGCCCTTCCTCTCGCGGCTCACCCGCTCCGAACTGATGGTCATCATGACCGCGGGCATGGCCCACGTTTCGGGATCCATCATGGTGGCCTACGTGCAGATCGCCGGCGTGGACATCGTGCACCTGCTCACAGCCGTGATCATGACTGCGCCGGGCGCCGTGATGATCGCCAAGATCCTGGAACCCGAAGTCGAGGAACCCGAAACCCAGATGGTGGCGGGTGAAGAACTGAAAGTCGACATCCCCAACCACGATGCGAACGTCATCGACGCCGCCGCCCGCGGCGCCTTCGAGGGGGGCAGCCTGGCCTTCAACGTGGCCGTCATGCTCATCGCCTTCATCGCGCTTGTGGCGCTCATCAACGGCCTCATCAAGGCCGCCTATCCCGGGGGCAGCCTGGAAATCATCCTCGGCACGCTGTTCAAGCCCTTCGCCTTCCTGATGGGTGTGCCCTGGAGCGAGGCCGGCACCGTGGGTTCGCTGCTCGGCACGCGCATGGTGGTGAACGAGTTCGTCGCCTTCATCCAGCTTGGAGCGTTGCCCGCCCTCAGCGTCAAAGCCAAGCTCGTCTCCACCTTCGCCCTCTGCGGCTTCGCCAATTTCTCCAGCATCGCCATCCAGGTGGGCGGCATCGGCGCCCTCATTCCGGAGCGCCGCAGCGACCTGGCGCGGCTCGGGCTCAAAGCCATGCTCGCCGGAACCTTGGCCAACTTCCTGAGCGCCTGCATCGCGGGCGTGTTGAGTTGA